The Etheostoma spectabile isolate EspeVRDwgs_2016 unplaced genomic scaffold, UIUC_Espe_1.0 scaffold00018346, whole genome shotgun sequence DNA window gactgttaatgtacGGTCTGTGGTTGCAAACATGGACTGTTAATGTACGGTCTATGGTTGcaagcatagactgttaatgtacGGTCTGTGGTTGcaagcatagactgttaatgtacggtctatggttgcaagcatagactgttaatgtacggtctatggttgcaagcatagactgttaatgtacggtctatggttgcaagcatagactgttaatgtacagtctatggttgcaaaCATGGACTGTTAATGTACGGTCTGTGGTATGGTAGTGTAAACAAGTTAAATACAAGAAATAGCTCTCCTAGTAAGGTATCAGAAGCTTTCTATTCTTTACCATTGATATAGCATGCTACCTCTATTAGGTTTTCTTCTAACATGCATTTGTTGGAAGGTCTAGGCAACAAGGCATAGCCTAAACTAAATTGTTTTATGATCTTTATTATATATGCTACATTCGGACCAACTTAAAATTCTGCATACTAGGCTGTACAAGagcttacatacagtacatatatacataccaGAACTTCTATTCATCTCGCCATCAGGTTATTAAATTCAGACATAGGATCCTTGTCAACCCAATtttctttgaacaaaaaatCTGGTTTATGATTTAAATCGATTTttcccccctatgtaaaatcaATCTGCAgatgacaaagaaattgttttagaacaatttttaactttatttgttttgactgataaacacatgcacacacatatacattgatcattcttattttctttttctttttttaaatctgactcTCACAAGTCCCAAAACTTTATGAAAGTGCAATACCAAATCGTTGGCGTTCCCTTTAAGAGGTAAAGCAAAAACATTAAAGGTTTTTATATCATGCCAAATCCTTATTTATCTTTCATAAATGTCTGTTGTGAAGTAATTTCTTAGTAGGCTATTTACTCACGGTGCACAACATGTTACCTAACAATTTCTTATCTGTGTTTAACAGCCTGCACTTCATCAAAAAGTACTTCTCACATTAAGGGTGATTTAGaccaaaagaaatgttttattttggtaagccACCTGTGGGTTTCCTGTTGAAAAGACAATAAGCGAATTTGCTTAGTgcttgaaaagtgctatacagttattattattataaatataataattattaaaataagaatTATAAAACAATAGCaatatctttttattattattattattattattattattattactattattattattattattactattgtaGTTTAGCAGCAGTATTATTATACAGCTGAGATTTGGTAATTTTGATGCTGGCATTCCATAATAGATCCagtcccctctctttctctgtgtgtgtatgtgtgtttagaaagagagagagagagagagagagagagagagagagagagagagagagagagagagagagagagagagagagagagagagagagagagagtgttggGATAGGGGCGGGGCCTATGTTGGTCTGCTTATCTCCGCCTTTGGACTTCACAATAAGTGCCCTTAGAAGGAAAGCCTGTCAGACTGTAAACTGgaggagcttttttttttacggctTGAGTGACAGCAAATCTTCAGTTTATATAAGTCAGTGATCAAACCCACTTTTCTGCTCAGTAGGATGCAGGATGGGATTTAAGTAAGGAAGTATTAGCCTATAGATTAATTATCGGGTAAGTGTAGCCTAATTTAATGTTCCTCCTTAACTTCACTACAAGCGATAAAACTAACCACTAACACTAACCGTAACTTTATGGATTCATACACAGCCTAACTTTACTGGTCTAGTAGTGTCCTATAGTGTCCTAAATGCTTCTGCTCTCCAGTCTGGTAAGACTAACCTGCAGCGTCAGTGATTGGGTTTGCGTCGGACAGCTTTAATCAGACTATCAAAAGATGTCATCAAACTAATCCGCATGTTTTTTCATGCAGGATAATCTCCTCGAGCCTCCCTGCCTACTAGAAAGGAACGGAGGGGACAAGTGTCGGGGAGAAGTGGCCGCAGTGAGAGGCGGTGCAGGCGGGGAGGTGCGCAGCGCAGTCTGCCATGGAGATGTTGCGCCGCTCTTCTGTGTTTGCTTCTGAAGTGTTTGAACGCTCGCACACCGACAAGGAGCTGGTGTCCCAGGCCAAAGCACTGTGCAGGGACTACATTCATTCCAGGCTGAACCGTGCCGGGATAGGCTGGTCTAAACCTGAACATGGACTGGCTGCATCAGGTGGCGCACTGGGAGACATCTCATCGGTTCTGCTGTGGCTGGGTACGTTTTGGTGATGGTCTCCCAAACACTGGAACTTTATGATATATATTAGGGAATGTCATTTATATAGAAACTCATGGTTATCCTCACATGTGAGTTCAATGTTTATACCATGGAGGACACAGATGTCATGTCATAGGGATTTTTCCAGGAAATTTGGAGACCTGAACTGTAGTTTACATTTGATAATTTACAGTTACACACAGTGGGCTTAGACCGACAGCAATATTTGTAGACTCCGTCTGCTTAAATCTGACTACTTTTAGAccaaggaaaataaaaacaaaacacatgaacAGGCCACATAGATAGTTTTAACAATACTTATGGAGAAAAGAACAGTTATAAAGCATAAAACAAAAGCTTTTGGAAGCTAATTTGGAAAAACTGTAGGAATacaacagttttaaaataatttaaaatatcacATCAAAATGAATGCATTGAACGTATACAGAAGTTTCAGGTCTGGGGTGGCAAGGGCGATGCATGTGACTTTAGTAAGGTGACTGTCATCCTGTTTGACGTCATTCAGATTGTGGGATTAGAcctgccttttatttttactgGAACGCCTTGAAGTGATTCCTGGGAATCCTCAGACAAACGAGAGACACAGTTTCATTCAGGCTAGGTAGCGTTTGGATGCTTGCCCAGTATGAAAACTGATCTAGACTAAAGATATGGCTCCTCCTGTCTGAGGTTTCACTTACCATTTGTGGTTATCACCCCACCTCCAGTTCAGTTTTGTAATTAACTGGAAACTCAGATTTAACAGAGACTGTTACAAATCTGTTagtctatataaatatatacaaaaaccGGGCAATGTTTTGGACTGCTTTCATGCAGAGTGTCCCAAATGAGTATTAATAACGTTGGTAAAAAACCGAGTTGTTTGAGCTAATtgcatcaattagccttctttTGACTTAGTTTCCTTTAAAATCAACTGGATTTGAAATCATTCAATAAGCATCTACAGatcattaattttattttttttaagttagatAAATAGATCGGTAGgctaccactctcatgtctgtacagtacatgtatggctgcagcctgttAGCTCAGCATAAGAGCAGGAAACATGAGAAAACAGCTAGGGTGGCTCTGTCCAGaagtaacaaaatccacctattAGCACCTTTagagctcactaattaacaagTTATATCTTGTTTAATCCGTTCAGTGTAAAGACAATTGTGTGCCGAACTATGTCTTGGATAGGaccagttgccaggcaaccagtgcCAACTCCAGGAAGTTACTTGTACCATTTGGACAGAGCCATGCTAGTTTCCCCCTGCATCCAGTCTTTATATCAAGCTAACCTAACTGGCTCCAGCAACATATTCCACCTAGAGTCATTAGAGACGTAGCAGTCTTAGAGGTTGTGGACAGAattcacttttaaaataaaagggagACATGTAGCTTTTGCTTTACAGTGACCATTGCAGCTATGAATGACTGTTTTGGGATAAATGCTAAACTACTGTTAAGCTTTTAGGTAACATGCTAAGCTATTGTTAAAGTAGCACGAGTGGAAAAGAGTAATAAAGTCAGCATGCTGACTCAGTTTGTCTTTTATCCAGGAATATTTACCCATCATAAGCTACCAGACCAAGGAAGGCTAAACCATTGAGGTTATTGATTCAAGCAAGGCTGAATTTTACTGCTAATGAAGTCAACTATTCACTTGTAAGAAGAAGAATGGGTTATTGCTTctttcaaaagttacatagtttCGCTTTAACGGTGTGTGTGGCCAAAATTTCAAGTCAGAGACAATACAAACAGTCAACAGAGATGTTTTTGATTGAGTTTTGTTTCTTATGTTGTGGCCAGGTGATGAGTTGGAGTACCTTCGACCCAACGTTTACCGTAACGTAGCGCGACAGCTCAACATCACAGTGGCGTCAGAGAGTATCGTGTCCGATGCTTTCCTGGCTGTGGCGGCAGACATTTTCTCCACAGGTATGTCCACATCAAAATCAAGCCAGTCAGACAGACCTGCATCATGGGAACTGACTTGAGTTCTTTGTTATCAGAtagacaaatttaaaaacaaagaaagattaCAGAGCGTTTGTCCTTTTAGGGAAGTTCTTCATATGGTTGTCATTGGGAAGGGGGAACTTCCGAGCTTGAGACAAATAAAGATATTCAAAGGTTTTGGAGAACTTATGTTACTGCTACAATTAATGCCTTTCAGCAATTTATAATTACCCCcatcaaaaataaacaaattccaGCCTACTTTTTCATGTAAACACCTCTTTTGCAGGGTAAATGGATAAGGCTGTAGTTGGTCAGAGAGATTATGTTGCAGTCATTACCTCCTTACAGGCAAGAAACTGTAGGGAAAACATTCAGTCCATATTAGGTTGCCAGAGCAAGTGATTGTTACGGACAGTTTAGACCCCACCCAGGGAGTTCAGTCATGAGCCTCAGCTGGTTTATACCTTAGGGACTGTAACAAAGCAATCTGCTGCAAAACTAATTAGGAGTCGACTGCACACTGAAGAAAATCAGGTTAGTGTGGTCCTTGGTATGTGCAGACTTACTAAGAAATATCAGTGACTACTTCAAACTAATTTAAAGAACATCTGTCTTAATCTATGAATGCTCTGAGATGTACAGGGGAGAAATTAATTGCATTTAGGTTTTAGTTTCAATTTACAGTTTGAAAATGTAGCCCTCAATAATTACAGTGTAAATTTGGACATGGCGTAAAACTGACAGCCAAGACCTGTCACTGTGTGAAGAGGAAGTCATGGACTGCAGTCGATTAGGACCACAGACGGGTCTAATGTGCATGAGCTTCACAAACGTCATGCTGCTTGTCACAAGGCACAGATGAACTACCATGACATACACCAAATCCCGTGCTATTATTTCAATCTGCTCTAATCAATATATTTGATATTAATCACCAATTGTAATGTGCAACCCACAGAGAATTCTCTCTCGACTCTCGGTGCCTCCTATCTATACAAAGCTGTTAGTGTCTTTTagcttattgttttggttttatagcCATCAACTTTACTGTTGTGGTCACATTCCCCCATGCAGTTTCAAAGCACAGGCAGCTTGAAAACAGCTCTGATAAACCTGCAGTAAACTTCCTTTCCAGtgccaaacagcagacagacaaagtcaGCGACTGGCTAGCAAAGATAGTGGAGCACTGAGCAGATATTTCCTTCAGGAGTTGGTAAAGaccacttacatttttttcagtcttAATATTGAGTCAATgactaaaacatgtttttcctcAAAAGGGTTTCCTTATAGGGTTTTCCTTATTTATAAAGTATGAGAAATACCCCCGATGATGTCATCCGGGTTATCACCGCTTGGTCTTTGAGAATTGTTTGGCCTTTATGACCTTTATTTGATAGGTCAGCTTAAGACAGGAAagtaccaggtgagctaccagggtGCCCAGAGAATTCAATTATTTTAAGGGCAAATTTGTGTTACAAACTCAGGGTGTGGCATTTAAAAGACACAGGCATTTAACAGCCAGGGAGATTGTTACCAAAAAACacagttgcattatgggaaatgttgTGTAGGATCCAGATTTGTTACAGCTGGATGTAGCCAGACTTCTCAGATCTAACATTTCTGTTGTAAGTGTGCACAATGTAGAATATATCATTCTGCAAATTCCAGATTTCACAGTTAGAGAACAAAAACCTCCGTTTGTGAGATCCTAGGAATGAGTCAGATGACAGTTGCAGAAGATGGATGGAGTGGAGGCTCAGTTTGTATCTGACATGTAAACACTGCTAAAATGGTCTGAAGCTTTGACTGTAAATGTGTGGTGGAAGAAAGCTTTGCTCAACACGTGAACTAAGTTGGGAAAATGATCTGCTCACTAATCTGGCGAGGCGTACTGCCTTCCTGCTGTTTGGGTTTTCTTCTCTGTGGGACAGACAGGCATGTCGGCCCAAGGCCTGGCTTCTGCTGAGGTTTTAGAGTTTGTTCATCCATCTTTGAGGACAGCTGCTGACAGATGTTTACTGCACTAAAACTCCTCAAAAAGAGCAAAGTCGTTCCACTTTGATTACCTATTTCCAAGAACCCTCAAATCATCAAATAATCATTGTTGGCAAAATTTGGCAGTGTGTTCATACATCAGATAGCAGCAATACATGACTTGTGTGTCTCCTTTCAGGTGTGACTTGGGAAAGGTGGTTTCTTTGTATGCCGTGGCAGGAGCCTTGGCAGTGGACTGTGTTCGCCACGGTCATCCAGCTATGGTCCATACCATTGTCGACTGCATGGGGGAGTTTGTCCGCAAGAGCCTGACCTCCTGGTTAAAAAGGAGAGGGGCTGGGTAAAgaaactttattgtttttttaaacctgatcACTTGTTTGTGTGAGCGTTGCGGATTAATTAACTCTAAGGTCTCTAGTTTCACAGTGGCAAACTGAAGGTGATGAATTTTGTCCCGTTTGCGAAATGCAAAATTAAATCACTGTAAAATCACTAAACCTACCACATGTCTGTTCTAAGTTAGGTGATGAGAaactggagggtcgctggttcaagtcccagtacaGGCctaagtacagagtgtggattggtagttCACCTCTTGGgtactgccaggtgctcttgagcaaggcaccccctacccccccccccccccccccgcttagggcactggtccagcactggcactctgacatctctccatttgtgcatgaataggttctgaacatgtgtgtgtatttcaggcctgtgtgtatgattctaacaaaaacagagtgtacATTTTAATGTCCCCACTGGGGAAcaataaacagtaataaaaaaataaaaaagacattaataAAGTAGTAGTgccacagattttttttttcttaaaactttaaattttCTGGATGGGTCGGTGGGTGTGTTATGAATATTAGAGGCTGCAATCTACTAAATATTTTCTTATAATCAATTAGTTCAAAAAGCATAGTTAAGACAGTGAAACATTATAACTTTCCAGAGACAAAGGTTTACTTAACAAACGGAACATCACATTCTGTGTCACATGTGTAATTACATCATCTACATAATTATGTCATGTACATACGCAAGCAGATGAATAACATAACAAACGCACTGATTTTAACCTGAACTgtgatctttttttctaaacttaactgaggagttttgttgcctaaatcCAAGCAAACTGTGACCGTTTCACAAAATTAATGACGTGTTTAAACCTGGCCCTACTGGTCCTGGTCTAAATGACCTAAATGGTCGCATGGTTTGGAAGACTTGTTATCTTTGCTGTATAtcgtcccctctctctctctcccctgatTTTCCATTCTCCCTCCATGCTAACACTATCCTACTAAGCACAAAGACAggaaaatatcttttaaaagaaaagtatttttctgtCAATTGACAAATCAATTAATCGGCTGATTGTTTTGGCTCCAATGAATTTTGCGCCAGTCCTCCCTGTTATCTAAAGATTAGCTGGATATGACATACAGACGCAGGTCCCTTTAATATATACTGATACCTTAGCTACAATagctacaacaaaaataaattcctgaatgtttaaaaataaatgtggaaCAAGGTACAAATACAATACTGATTATATTTAAATGCCGTCATATTTTGTATATCATTTATGATATTGGGGTGGGATGAATGGTAAGATGGGAAAGATCCCCATGTTAGTTACTCGCGAGCGTTCACCTCGTTGTGAATGATTCCAGTTGGTTGTATAAGGATTAATACACTGTGCGTTGACAATTTACCAACAAATCCATTCCACAGCTTCAGGCAGAATGTTGGATGTGTCTTCTGTAGATCCTGTTAATGGGGAAGGTCTGTCTGACAAAATCCTGCAGAAACAATTAAGAGCACAAGAAGTAACAAGGGCTGGCAACGTGCCTCTGCCTGGGTTCTGCTCTGCTGGAAAGAGCATAACAAAGTGAACAAATGTGCCCACGCACTCAGAGACATGGCACCCAAGTATGGTTGTTTTGAAGAGAAGTGGAGTGTGACCAAATGAATAGCAATGCATTGTATACTGACCTCATCAGCACAAATGAGGGACATGTCGCAGTCTAAACTCAAACTGTAATATTTCTACAGCGTGTTGGAAAGCTGAATAACATTCTGTGATATGAAGGATCTGAAGAGGCAGAAGTGTTTAGTGTCAGGACGGACACTTAACTGTGCTCTCTGTGAAATCTCATTGTCTATGAAAGTGTTCTAGTTGTCTAAATAGATTGTTGAAGTAAACATTGCTGGGATTACAGAGTTGGTTTGGCTTTGAAATAACATATTTGTGGGCAAGTTGCACATCTTGTCAATACAGATTCAGAGAATATTTACAAATCAAGAACACATGTGGGATTTTATAAGggctttttgttgtgtgttttgcttcaagtgggactttttttttgtcttgtttcatTCCATTCCACAGTCTGAATTGATCTGGTGAGCTCTGTGTCTTCTGTGCTGTTACAGGTGGATGTAACAAAATGTGTGGTGAACACTGATCCCAGCTTTCGCTCTCACTGGCTGGTGTCTGCTGTCTGTGCCTTTGGACACTATCTGAAGGCCACCGTGTTATACCTCCTGAGGGACAAGTGAAAGACAAAGCCACACACTGGATTGTAGCAGACTGTTCAGCACTGTACCCCACCACGACCACCACCACTAAGGCATCCCTGCTTTGGATTATGTTTACACTTATTTGCACTGAACATTAATGAATGAACACCTATCCCTTCACAGACTTTCCattcttcttctgcttcatATGCTAGGTTTGTCTATTTATTGTCAATAGTTATGTCATGGCACACATTTGatgtaaatatatgaaataacctcatgtttttttcacaaacagAAGAACTACACATGTTGCTGCCTGTTGGGCAGTGATTTAGCTGGCCCTATTGTAGGAAATAGTAACTACTGTAAATTAAACATATTACTTTGGGATCCTGAGGCCATTCCTGAGGTCTTGGGTTTGAAGAAAATCTCCAC harbors:
- the LOC116680208 gene encoding bcl-2-related ovarian killer protein homolog A — encoded protein: MEMLRRSSVFASEVFERSHTDKELVSQAKALCRDYIHSRLNRAGIGWSKPEHGLAASGGALGDISSVLLWLGDELEYLRPNVYRNVARQLNITVASESIVSDAFLAVAADIFSTGMCDLGKVVSLYAVAGALAVDCVRHGHPAMVHTIVDCMGEFVRKSLTSWLKRRGAGIDLVSSVSSVLLQVDVTKCVVNTDPSFRSHWLVSAVCAFGHYLKATVLYLLRDK